The Streptomyces pactum genome contains a region encoding:
- the mce gene encoding methylmalonyl-CoA epimerase, with amino-acid sequence MLTRIDHIGIACHDLDTTVEFYRATYGFEVTHTEVNEEQGVREAMLKINDTSDGGATYLQLLEPTREDSAVGKWLAKNGEGVHHIAFGTADVDADAADIRGKGVRVLYDEPRRGSMGSRITFLHPKDCHGVLTELVTSAAVESPEH; translated from the coding sequence ATGCTGACGCGAATCGACCACATCGGAATCGCCTGCCACGACCTCGACACGACCGTCGAGTTCTACCGTGCCACCTACGGCTTCGAGGTGACCCACACCGAGGTCAACGAGGAGCAGGGCGTGCGTGAGGCCATGCTCAAGATCAACGATACGTCGGACGGCGGCGCCACGTATCTCCAGCTCCTGGAGCCGACCCGGGAGGACTCCGCGGTCGGCAAGTGGCTCGCCAAGAACGGCGAGGGCGTCCACCACATCGCGTTCGGTACGGCGGACGTGGACGCGGACGCCGCGGACATCCGGGGCAAGGGCGTACGCGTTCTGTACGACGAGCCCCGGCGCGGTTCCATGGGGTCGCGGATCACCTTCCTGCACCCCAAGGACTGCCACGGCGTACTGACAGAACTGGTCACTTCGGCGGCCGTTGAGTCACCTGAGCACTGA
- the scy gene encoding polarized growth protein Scy: MRGYESQEREPAADVDHLSRFEAEMKRLKTEREKAIQHAEDLGYQVEVLRAKLHEARRTIMSRPAFDGGDIGYQAEQLLRNAQTQADQLRADAERELSQARAQTQRILQEHAEQAARLQAELHQEAVTRRQQLDQELAERRQTVESHVNENVAWAEQLRARTEQQARRLLDESRAEAEQAMAAARAEAERLTSEARRRLQDDAESARTEAEQILRRARADAERLLTAASTQAQEATDHAEQLRSSTATESESTRRQVQELSRAAEQRMSEAEEALRKAQAEAEKVVAEAKESAAKALASAEQTNEQRTRTAKEQVARLVGEATKDAESTRTEAEQLVADARAEAEKIVAEAVEKARTLTAEESATQLSKAAKTAEDVLNKASEDAKRTTKAATEEAERIRTEAEAEADRLRAEAHDIAEQLKGAAKDDTKEYRAKTVELQEEARRLRGEAEQLRSDAVAEGEKIRAEARKEAVAQIEEAAKTAEELLAKAKADADELRRTATADSEKVRTEAIERATTLRRQAEETLERTRAEAERHRTEAAERAEELQAEAERSARELREETERAVEARQAEAADELTRLHTEAEERRTAAEQALTEAREEGERIRREAAEEAERLRTEAAERIRTLQQQAETEAERLRTEAAADASASRAEGEAVAVRLRSEAASEAERLKSEAQESADRVRAEAQTAAERIAAEASEALAAAQEEAARRRREAEETLGSARQEADQERERAREQSEELLASARNRVEEAQAEATRLVEEADRRATEMVSAAEQHATQVRESVAGLHEQAQEEITGLRSAAEHAAERTRREAEEEADRVRADAYAERERASEDAGRLRREAQEETEAAKALAERTVSEAITEADRIRSDVSEHAQRVRTEASDTIAEAEQSAARTRADAREDANRIRSDAATQADTLITEARSEAERLTVETAAETDRIRTETVAEAERVRTEAATEAERVRTEAAGEAERLRTETVAEAERVRAEATARAEQLVSDAAGEAERLRTEAAETVGSAQQHAERVRTEAERVQAEAAAEAERVTAAAREEAERTLDEARRDANKRRSEAAEQVDTLITETTAEADKLLTEAQQQAQKTTADAESQADTMVGAARTEADRIVSEATVEGNTRVEKARTDADELLVGARRDATAVRERAEELRQRLTSEIEELHERARREAAETMKSAGDRCDALVKAAEEQLAKAEAKAKELVSEANSEAGKVRIAAVKKAEGLLKEAEQKKATLVREAEELKAEAVREARRTVDEGKRELEILVRRREDINAEISRVQDVLEALESFEAPTGGGKDNGVKAGATVGAPRSGGKSSDG; this comes from the coding sequence GTGCGGGGCTACGAGAGCCAGGAGCGAGAGCCGGCGGCTGACGTCGACCACCTCTCTCGGTTCGAGGCCGAGATGAAGCGGCTGAAGACCGAGCGGGAAAAGGCGATCCAGCACGCCGAGGACCTCGGCTACCAGGTCGAGGTGCTGCGCGCCAAGTTGCACGAGGCGCGGCGCACCATCATGTCCCGGCCCGCCTTCGACGGCGGCGACATCGGGTACCAGGCCGAGCAGTTGCTGCGCAACGCGCAGACGCAGGCCGACCAACTGCGCGCGGACGCCGAGCGGGAGCTGAGCCAGGCCCGGGCGCAGACGCAGCGCATCCTCCAGGAGCACGCCGAACAGGCCGCCCGGCTCCAGGCCGAGCTGCACCAGGAGGCGGTGACCCGGCGCCAGCAGCTCGACCAGGAGCTGGCCGAGCGCCGCCAGACCGTCGAGTCGCACGTCAACGAGAACGTGGCCTGGGCGGAGCAGCTCCGCGCCCGCACCGAGCAGCAGGCCCGCCGGCTGCTCGACGAGTCCCGCGCCGAGGCCGAGCAGGCCATGGCCGCGGCCCGCGCGGAGGCGGAGCGGCTCACCTCCGAGGCCCGCCGGCGGCTGCAGGACGACGCCGAGAGCGCGCGCACCGAGGCCGAGCAGATCCTGCGCCGCGCCCGCGCCGACGCCGAGCGGCTGCTGACCGCCGCCTCCACACAGGCGCAGGAGGCCACCGACCACGCCGAGCAGTTGCGCAGCTCCACCGCCACCGAGTCGGAGTCCACCCGCCGCCAGGTCCAGGAGCTGAGCCGGGCCGCCGAGCAGCGGATGTCCGAGGCGGAGGAGGCGCTGCGCAAGGCGCAGGCCGAGGCCGAGAAGGTGGTCGCCGAGGCCAAGGAGTCCGCGGCCAAGGCGCTCGCGAGCGCGGAGCAGACCAACGAGCAGCGCACCCGCACCGCCAAGGAGCAGGTCGCCCGGCTGGTCGGCGAGGCCACCAAGGACGCCGAGAGCACCAGGACCGAGGCCGAGCAGCTCGTCGCGGACGCCCGCGCCGAGGCCGAGAAGATCGTCGCCGAGGCCGTCGAGAAGGCCCGCACGCTCACCGCCGAGGAGTCGGCCACCCAGCTCTCCAAGGCGGCCAAGACCGCCGAGGACGTGCTGAACAAGGCGTCCGAGGACGCCAAGCGGACCACGAAGGCCGCCACCGAGGAGGCCGAGCGGATCCGCACCGAGGCCGAGGCCGAGGCGGACCGGCTGCGCGCCGAGGCGCACGACATCGCCGAACAGCTCAAGGGCGCGGCGAAGGACGACACCAAGGAGTACCGCGCCAAGACGGTCGAGCTCCAGGAGGAGGCGCGCCGGCTGCGCGGCGAGGCCGAGCAGCTCCGCTCCGACGCCGTCGCCGAGGGCGAGAAGATCCGCGCCGAGGCCCGCAAGGAGGCCGTGGCGCAGATCGAGGAGGCGGCGAAGACCGCCGAGGAGCTGCTCGCCAAGGCCAAGGCCGACGCCGACGAACTGCGCCGGACCGCGACGGCGGACAGCGAGAAGGTCCGCACCGAGGCCATCGAGCGGGCTACGACCCTGCGCCGGCAGGCCGAGGAGACCCTGGAGCGCACCCGCGCCGAGGCCGAGCGGCACCGCACGGAGGCCGCCGAGCGCGCCGAGGAGCTCCAGGCGGAGGCCGAGCGCTCCGCCCGCGAGCTGCGCGAGGAGACCGAACGCGCCGTCGAGGCCCGGCAGGCGGAGGCCGCCGACGAGCTGACGCGGCTGCACACCGAGGCCGAGGAGCGCCGCACCGCCGCCGAGCAGGCGCTGACCGAGGCCCGTGAGGAGGGCGAGCGGATCCGCCGCGAGGCCGCCGAGGAGGCCGAGCGGCTGCGCACCGAGGCGGCGGAGCGGATCCGCACGCTCCAGCAGCAGGCCGAGACGGAGGCCGAGCGGCTGCGCACCGAGGCCGCCGCGGACGCCTCCGCCTCCCGCGCGGAGGGCGAGGCCGTCGCCGTACGGCTGCGGTCGGAGGCCGCGAGCGAGGCGGAGCGGCTGAAGTCGGAGGCGCAGGAGAGCGCCGACCGGGTGCGGGCGGAGGCGCAGACCGCCGCCGAGCGCATCGCCGCCGAGGCGTCGGAGGCACTGGCCGCCGCCCAGGAGGAGGCCGCCCGGCGCCGCCGCGAGGCCGAGGAAACGCTCGGCTCCGCCCGGCAGGAGGCGGACCAGGAGCGCGAACGGGCCCGCGAGCAGAGCGAGGAGCTGCTGGCCTCGGCGCGCAACCGCGTGGAGGAGGCGCAGGCCGAGGCGACCCGGCTGGTCGAGGAGGCCGACCGGCGCGCCACCGAGATGGTGTCGGCCGCCGAGCAGCACGCGACGCAGGTGCGGGAATCGGTCGCCGGGCTGCACGAACAGGCCCAGGAGGAGATCACCGGACTGCGCAGCGCCGCCGAGCACGCGGCGGAGCGCACCCGGCGCGAGGCCGAGGAGGAGGCGGACCGGGTCCGCGCCGACGCCTACGCGGAGCGGGAGCGGGCGAGCGAGGACGCCGGGCGGCTGCGGCGCGAGGCGCAGGAGGAGACGGAGGCCGCCAAGGCGCTGGCCGAGCGGACGGTGTCCGAGGCCATCACGGAGGCCGACCGGATCCGTTCGGACGTCTCCGAGCACGCCCAGCGGGTGCGCACGGAGGCCTCCGACACCATCGCCGAGGCCGAGCAGTCCGCGGCGCGTACCCGGGCGGACGCCCGCGAGGACGCGAACCGCATCCGGTCCGACGCGGCGACGCAGGCGGACACCCTGATCACCGAGGCGCGCTCCGAGGCCGAGCGGCTCACCGTGGAGACGGCGGCCGAGACCGACCGGATCCGCACGGAGACGGTCGCCGAGGCGGAGCGCGTCCGCACCGAGGCGGCGACCGAGGCCGAGCGCGTCCGCACCGAGGCGGCCGGCGAGGCGGAGCGGCTGCGGACCGAGACGGTCGCGGAGGCCGAGCGGGTCCGCGCCGAGGCCACCGCCCGGGCCGAGCAGTTGGTCTCGGACGCCGCCGGGGAGGCGGAGCGGCTGCGCACCGAGGCCGCCGAGACGGTCGGCTCCGCCCAGCAGCACGCCGAGCGCGTGCGCACCGAGGCGGAGCGCGTCCAGGCCGAGGCGGCGGCGGAGGCCGAGCGGGTCACCGCGGCCGCCCGCGAGGAGGCCGAGCGCACCCTCGACGAGGCCCGCAGGGACGCCAACAAGCGGCGCTCGGAGGCGGCCGAGCAGGTCGACACGCTCATCACCGAGACCACGGCCGAGGCCGACAAGCTGCTCACCGAGGCCCAGCAGCAGGCCCAGAAGACCACCGCGGACGCCGAGTCGCAGGCCGACACGATGGTCGGCGCGGCCCGCACGGAGGCCGACCGGATCGTCTCGGAGGCGACGGTCGAGGGCAACACCCGGGTGGAGAAGGCCCGTACGGACGCGGACGAGCTGCTGGTCGGCGCCCGCCGGGACGCGACCGCCGTGAGGGAGCGCGCGGAGGAGCTGCGCCAGCGGCTCACCTCCGAGATCGAGGAGCTGCACGAGCGGGCCCGCCGTGAGGCCGCCGAGACGATGAAGTCGGCCGGCGACCGCTGCGACGCGCTCGTCAAGGCCGCCGAGGAGCAGCTCGCCAAGGCGGAGGCGAAGGCCAAGGAGCTGGTGTCGGAGGCCAACTCCGAGGCCGGCAAGGTGCGCATCGCCGCCGTCAAGAAGGCGGAGGGGCTGCTCAAGGAGGCCGAGCAGAAGAAGGCCACGCTGGTCCGGGAGGCCGAGGAGCTCAAGGCCGAGGCGGTCCGCGAGGCCCGCCGCACGGTCGACGAGGGCAAGCGGGAGCTGGAGATCCTGGTGCGGCGCCGCGAGGACATCAACGCCGAGATCTCCCGCGTGCAGGACGTGCTGGAGGCGCTGGAGTCCTTCGAGGCGCCGACGGGTGGCGGCAAGGACAACGGGGTCAAGGCCGGGGCCACGGTGGGAGCCCCACGTTCGGGTGGCAAGTCGTCAGACGGCTAG
- a CDS encoding ABC transporter ATP-binding protein, producing MIELEGLTKRYGEKVAVNNLSFTVRPGIITGFLGPNGAGKSTTMRMVLGLDRPTAGDVRIDGKHYDQLKDPLTYIGALLEAKAWHGGRSAYNHLLCLAQSNGIPASRVREVLDTVGLSAVARKKTKGFSLGMGQRLGIAGALLGDPRILMFDEPVNGLDPEGIHWIRNLMKTLASQGRTVFVSSHLMSEMALTADHLVVIGQGRLLADTSMAEFIAENSRSYVRIRTPQRERLLDVLHGDGITVVETGAEALEVDGDKSEAIGELAARHQIVLHELSPQRASLEEAFMQLTAESVEYHAHDGQPPGPVPPQQAQRQQQWGSDWRKG from the coding sequence ATGATCGAGCTCGAGGGGCTGACCAAGCGGTACGGCGAGAAGGTGGCGGTCAACAATCTCTCGTTCACCGTCAGACCCGGCATCATCACGGGCTTCCTCGGCCCCAACGGCGCGGGCAAGTCGACCACCATGCGGATGGTGCTGGGCCTGGACCGACCCACCGCCGGGGACGTCCGGATCGACGGCAAGCACTACGACCAGCTCAAGGACCCGCTGACGTACATCGGCGCGCTGCTGGAGGCCAAGGCCTGGCACGGCGGGCGCAGCGCCTACAACCACCTGCTGTGCCTCGCGCAGAGCAACGGCATTCCGGCGAGCCGGGTGCGCGAGGTGCTGGACACGGTCGGGCTCTCGGCGGTCGCCCGGAAGAAGACCAAGGGCTTCTCCCTCGGCATGGGCCAGCGGCTCGGCATCGCCGGAGCGCTGCTCGGCGACCCGCGGATCCTGATGTTCGACGAGCCGGTCAACGGCCTCGACCCCGAGGGCATCCACTGGATCCGCAATCTGATGAAGACGCTGGCCTCCCAGGGCCGCACGGTCTTCGTCTCCTCCCACCTGATGAGCGAGATGGCGCTGACGGCGGACCACCTGGTGGTCATCGGCCAGGGCAGGCTGCTGGCGGACACCTCGATGGCCGAGTTCATCGCGGAGAACTCGCGCAGCTACGTCCGCATCCGCACCCCGCAGCGCGAACGGCTGCTCGACGTGCTGCACGGCGACGGCATCACGGTCGTCGAGACCGGCGCCGAGGCTCTGGAGGTGGACGGCGACAAGTCCGAGGCCATCGGCGAGCTGGCGGCGCGGCACCAGATCGTGCTGCACGAACTGAGCCCGCAGCGGGCCTCGCTGGAGGAGGCGTTCATGCAGCTCACCGCCGAGTCCGTGGAGTACCACGCGCACGACGGGCAGCCGCCCGGTCCGGTGCCACCGCAACAGGCGCAGCGGCAACAGCAGTGGGGCAGCGACTGGAGGAAGGGATGA
- a CDS encoding ABC transporter permease: MSMAATQAVRSEWTKIRSVASTVWTLGLAVVVTIALGMLISALSKSEFGNMSERDQLTFDPTFISFAGTSLGQLAMIVFGVLVVANEYSSGMIRTSLAAVPQRGTFLFSKIAVATALALVVSMVTSFATFFLGQAMLGDLKASIGDPGVLRAVIGGGLYMTLIAMFSMGVAAMLRSPMLSLGILMPFFFLISNILGNVPATEKVGRFLPDQAGSKIMQVVAPIDDDVPYGPWGGLGIMALWVIAALVGGYVVLKKRDA, encoded by the coding sequence ATGAGCATGGCGGCGACACAGGCCGTACGGTCCGAGTGGACCAAGATCCGGTCGGTCGCGTCCACGGTGTGGACGCTGGGCCTCGCCGTGGTCGTCACCATCGCCCTGGGCATGCTGATCTCGGCGCTGTCGAAGAGCGAGTTCGGCAACATGAGCGAGCGGGACCAGCTCACCTTCGACCCGACCTTCATCAGCTTCGCCGGGACGAGCCTCGGCCAACTGGCGATGATCGTGTTCGGGGTACTGGTCGTGGCGAACGAGTACAGCTCCGGCATGATCCGCACCTCGCTGGCGGCCGTGCCGCAGCGCGGCACGTTCCTGTTCAGCAAGATCGCGGTGGCCACCGCCCTCGCCCTCGTCGTGAGCATGGTCACCAGCTTCGCCACCTTCTTCCTCGGACAGGCGATGCTCGGCGACCTCAAGGCGTCGATCGGCGATCCGGGCGTGCTGCGCGCGGTCATCGGCGGCGGCCTGTACATGACCCTCATCGCGATGTTCTCGATGGGCGTCGCCGCGATGCTGCGCTCACCGATGCTGTCGCTGGGCATCCTGATGCCGTTCTTCTTCCTGATCTCCAACATCCTGGGCAACGTCCCGGCGACGGAGAAGGTCGGCAGGTTCCTGCCCGACCAGGCCGGCAGCAAGATCATGCAGGTGGTCGCGCCGATCGACGACGACGTCCCCTACGGCCCCTGGGGCGGCCTCGGGATCATGGCGCTGTGGGTGATCGCGGCCCTCGTCGGCGGGTACGTTGTGCTGAAGAAGCGGGACGCCTGA
- a CDS encoding ABC transporter ATP-binding protein: MIEAVGLTKRYGDKTAVYNLSFQVRPGAVTGFLGPNGSGKSTTMRMILGLDNPTAGHVTIGGHPYRKLPNAPRQVGALLDAKAVHGGRAARNHLLSLAQLSGIPARRVDEVLGVVGLQDVARRRSKGFSLGMGQRLGIAAALLGDPQVLLFDEPVNGLDPEGIHWVRNLMKALAAEGRTVFVSSHLMSEMALTADHLIVIGRGQLLSDMSVKDFISANSADFARVRTPEGEPQLREKLTSALTEAGGHVMSEQDGALRVTGLALPRISDIAHGSDVRLWELSPHQASLEEAYMRMTQGAVDYRSTADQKAGLQQPLPPGAQPPMPVPGQGQPGWYAPPPPQQGGQPFPAPQGAPQGAPGRAPAGPYGAPAAPAAVPGGQSANPYAAQQAPHAPQAPAQAPTPPGAAPSPTSAPAPVTEPTKPEDAR, from the coding sequence ATGATCGAGGCTGTCGGCCTGACCAAGCGCTACGGCGACAAGACCGCTGTGTACAACCTCTCCTTCCAGGTGCGGCCCGGCGCCGTCACCGGCTTCCTCGGGCCCAACGGCTCGGGCAAGTCGACGACGATGCGCATGATCCTCGGCCTGGACAACCCCACCGCCGGGCACGTGACCATCGGCGGCCACCCCTACCGCAAGCTGCCCAACGCCCCCCGTCAGGTCGGCGCGCTGCTCGACGCCAAGGCGGTGCACGGCGGCCGGGCCGCCCGCAACCACCTGCTGAGCCTGGCCCAACTGTCGGGCATCCCGGCCCGGCGCGTGGACGAGGTGCTCGGCGTGGTCGGCCTCCAGGACGTGGCCCGGCGGCGTTCCAAGGGCTTCTCCCTCGGCATGGGCCAGCGGCTCGGCATCGCCGCCGCGCTGCTCGGCGACCCCCAGGTGCTGCTGTTCGACGAGCCGGTCAACGGCCTCGACCCCGAGGGCATCCACTGGGTGCGCAATCTGATGAAGGCGCTCGCGGCGGAGGGCCGTACCGTCTTCGTCTCCTCGCACCTGATGAGCGAGATGGCGCTGACCGCCGACCACCTGATCGTCATCGGGCGCGGCCAGTTGCTCTCCGACATGAGCGTGAAGGACTTCATCTCGGCCAACTCCGCCGACTTCGCGCGCGTGCGGACGCCGGAAGGCGAGCCGCAGTTGCGCGAGAAGCTGACGTCCGCGCTGACCGAGGCGGGCGGGCACGTGATGTCCGAGCAGGACGGCGCGCTGCGGGTGACCGGGCTGGCGCTCCCCCGGATCAGCGACATCGCGCACGGCAGCGACGTACGGCTGTGGGAGCTGTCGCCGCACCAGGCCTCGCTCGAGGAGGCCTACATGCGGATGACCCAGGGCGCCGTCGACTACCGGTCGACCGCCGACCAGAAGGCCGGGCTCCAGCAGCCGCTGCCGCCCGGCGCGCAGCCTCCGATGCCGGTGCCCGGACAGGGCCAGCCCGGCTGGTACGCCCCACCGCCGCCGCAGCAGGGCGGTCAGCCCTTCCCGGCGCCGCAGGGCGCTCCCCAGGGCGCGCCGGGCCGGGCCCCGGCGGGACCGTACGGAGCCCCGGCCGCGCCCGCCGCGGTGCCGGGCGGTCAGTCCGCCAACCCGTACGCGGCGCAGCAGGCCCCGCACGCTCCGCAGGCCCCGGCCCAGGCGCCCACGCCGCCCGGGGCCGCCCCCTCGCCCACTTCCGCCCCCGCGCCCGTCACCGAACCGACCAAGC